TAGGCTTTCAAACTATTATCCTGACAATCTATGAAAATTACTTTGGGTGTGGAGATTGTGGGAAAACATGAACGTTACTTAGGACTTCCTACTTATGTGGGCCATAGCAAGACAAAGCCTTTTGCTTTTATTAAGGAAAGTTTGAGTAAGAAGCTTGAAGGTTGGCGAGGTAAGTTGCTCAGTGGTGGTGGGTCGATGGGAAGGACTTGTTGATTAGGAAGGTGGCTCAAGCACTGCCTTCCTATTCCATGAGTTGCTTTCTTCTTACTAAAGGATTTTGTGCTGCTCTACATCAAATGTGTGCCAAATTTTAGTGGGACAGCAAGCAGGATAATAGAAAAATTCATTAATTGGATGTCTTGGGAGTGTCTTTGTAGGCCCAAGGAGCAGGGGTATGAGTTTCAGAGACTTATATGCTCACAATCTGGCTTTACTAGCGAAACAGGGTTGGCGTTTGTTGCGCTTCCCAAATTCTCTGCTAGCTAGACTCTACAAAACTCGATACTTTCCTTCTGGTGACTTTTGGTCAGCTAGGATCTCAAGCTTTGTTTCTGCATATTGGCAGGGCATAATGGAAGCTAAAGCTATGTCGATGAGGGGTGTTAGATGGCAGGTGGGTGATAGTACTTCTATCCGGATTTGGTACGACCCTTGGATACCTCGGCCTTCTTTTTTTCGTCCACTATTTCAGCCGGATACTCCTGTGACTCCAGTTAgtgatttaatttatgattCTTGTTGGGATGCTGAGCttattaataatatttttgATCATGCTGAGGCGGATTTGATATTAGCTATTCCCATGAGTTCAAGGTCAGTTCTAGATAGGCCTATTTGGCATTTTGATGCTAAAGGACTTTTTACCACTAAAACTGCTTATGTTCAAGACCTTTAATTGGGTGCATTCTCCTGCTTCTGCTTCTAGTAATGATTTTGTTACATTGCTTTGGAAACGGTTATGGGGAGCTAAAGTTCCAGGTAAGGTTAAAGTGCATACTTGGAGATTTTGTTCTTCTATTCTGCCCAATATTTCCCAGCTTCTTAAAAAGCATGTTATATTGAGGATGGTTGCGCTTTATGTAACAATGCGGATGAGTCTGTTGAGCATGTTAGTCAAGATTGTCCCTTTCTTATGGGTGTATTCTATGTCGGTGCCCGGGCTTGGGAGGCATTTTTGCTAGCCATTCTGAGGTTTCATGCTTAGATTGGTTGCAGTTATGTTCTGACCAAGGATTAAAATACATGTATCCACATATCTATCGAAACTTTAAAAAAGAGAGATATCAGAAATACTTGGGAAAATATATCTTTTTTAAAAGAGTCAATTTATtggaattacatataaatacatataaatatcaacttcatctacatccaaagagagactctaggtggttgaaaaatCGTTTGCTGGTCTACGAAagtgcaataatcagaccaagactgATGATCCATATAGTACGAATTATAGTGATGAACAtaatagttatagatctctttacaACTGCCGAATGTTTCCtttataaggggataataaggatgaatccatatatggttccttCTGCAAAGTCACTTGGCcttatttgaataattgaacctcTATCTTCTTTCTATTGTTCAACTAGAGACTACGTAGAGTCACAGACTACATAGTaccaaatgattcatataattGCACCACATTTTTTTACACTCTAGTGCAGATCATAACCTAATAGTCTGTTCTATTTATCTGAAACTTTAATATAATTGAGACCAATTTCATATAATTGAGAAACATGAAGTGAATGAGTTACTTTTTGAAATTGCTTCATCATGAATTCTCCTTGTCCTGATTCATCTTTAGGGattttttcctcacctagattccaCTCCTTTCTTCGATTTCCTTCGAAGGCAATACTCCTCACCCAAATTCGCTTTGAGAAGATCTCTCCTCACCCATATTCGCTTTGAGaagatctctcctcacacaactttgcatttagagaattattTCTCACCTAGAATCGCCTTGTTggtatttctcctcacccagGTTCACCTTGAGGAGAgttctcttcacacagatttgcatttagagaattattgagtttttttttttttttttttcatcagattttatagatatttcttcattttattggggatatatcctcaATATCTAATGTATCGGGGATATTTGaagatgtcggagaaatttcacaGAAACGGTAGAAGATAAGATATTAACGCTTTAAGATACATCGGTCCCTCGAAAAAGAGAGATATCAGGTGATATATAggaaatatcgcagatatttcAATCTTTAGTTCTGACTCCATTTCTGAAGATTTATTTCTCTTCTCTTATTGGGAATCTGGtctatttggaaagaaaggaaTAGGAGGGTTTGGCAAGATAAATGGTCTTCTCCTAAGCAGGTGAGGCATGGTACTTATTCTCAACAGTTACTTTTCAAATCTGTTGGGCTGAGTCAGAGGCTGGCTAGGAATTGGGTACTAAAACCTTGGTCTCCTCCTCCAGTTGGttggttgaaacttgaaagctaaTACTGATGGTCCTTTTGATAAGAATTTTGTTCTGGCGATATTGAGGTGATAGTGAGGGACTCTGATGGATTGATTGTTGGTGGTTGTTGCTGCAAAGTTAACAGGATTTTGTTGCGGGCAATGGTGGAAGCTCTAACTGCTAGAAGGGCTTGTCAACTTGCTATGAGTAATAACTTGTCTCCTATTATGTTTGGGTCTGATTGTCAGAAATTGGTGAGGGATATTATGTCTCAGGAGGAGGATGCTTCAGGATATGGAGGTGTTGTGGAGAATATTATCTTTATTCATGGTTCTTTATCTGGGTCCTCTTTTACATGTGTATATATAGTGAGTCTAATTTTGCTACTCATATGTTGGCTAAATTGGCTCTTAATTCTAATTTTGATGTTTCTTAGAGTGGTCAGATTCCCTCTAGCATTAGCAATTATGTTGTACCCATTGTATGAATTAAGTCTAGTTGCTACCCATTGTATGAATTAAGTTCATCAATAAAAACTTGTCAGAAGTTGGCTATATTGTGGAGGATTGCAAGACTTATCTGAGCTCTATTCTTTCATCTCGAGTACAGTCTATATATCATGAAGCGAATGGTGTTGCACATAGATTGGCGCACCTCACTAGTATATCGTATTTAGATGAGTATTGGCTAGAGGAggctcctgttattattcaggaCGCACTGTATGAGGATTCTTGTACTACTACTCGAGGTGAAGGTTATATGTCCCCCTCGTTGTACAATGGTTctcctattattaataatattcgggcgtggggctgagcctcccagttaggctgtgttccaaacccttttttttttttaaaaaaaaagcctATTGTCCTGATTCTTTGaggagtaattttctattgtgagtagttttactcttttttttttttttttttgcaaagtaTGTTGATTAAAACTACAGTTAACAGTTGAAGATGAGAATACGTTGTTGGAATTTGGAAATGAGACTCGACTTTTAACACGGTTGGAATCAACCAAAATTGAACTGAATCAGTatgatttcaatttttgaaaattgaaaaatcgaTATTATCAATTGAACTAGCAGAGAAACCAAACCGATCAAACCGAGTGTCATTATGGTGGGAGAATATGTGTGAAAAACCAAGTATGAACTCAAAGTCTAGCACCTGTTAATTGAGCATCTGATGGACAGATTCATCATTTGGTTTGATAACATTGACAGATTTCAGGACCAAACAACCACATGCGTCGGGTTAATCTGAGGACCCGACCCGCCCCAATTTAACAGTCTCAGTCATCAATCACACCGCTAAGAGCAAAGTGAGACCTTTGGCTCTGGAACTGAACCATTTCCTTGTATCTGAGAAGAACTTCCAGATTAATAGGAAGGAACTTGCTTGCAATTTAAGGTACTACACGGTCTTTGATGTGTATTGCTGTTTACAATGATGCATAGTTTACTCAACAAGGATTCAAATGTAAAACTTTTAGTGTGCATCAACTGCTGTGATCTCATATGTTAAACAGCTCTTGTTTGATCACATTTTTTTCAAGATACAAATCAGAAGTGATTACATGTCATGCAGAAAACTTATAAATACCAAacggatccggctcctctaaattTACATTGTCTAAAGTTAtgtaaatttcataaaatcacaATCTTTCATCTAATCTAACGGATAAAAATGTGGCCATGTCaacttttaggtttttttttcctcccaaCCATCTTTAACCCTACTGTCAACGTTAACTCCATCTCCCTAGAAAAATGTTAACAAACATGGATGAACTGTATGTGAAATCTAGATTTCATGAAATTTCTTACAAATTGGATCAATTGCTCTACAGAATTGTAATCTCTTATTTTTTGAACAATTTTCCTCTCTTTCAGTCCCCCTACAATATCAAATAAGTGTTCAGATTTGAATAATATAGAAAAATTTATTTAGTTTTGTTTCTGCTCgaagaaagaatttgatttggcaATCATATATCCATTCAATCACAAAGAGATTTTGACTTTGGACCCATTCCTCTACTCCTTGATGTTTATCCGTTTTCATATATAAGAGATGAGGGTTTCTAATTAATTGGCCTCGTGATCATTAATTATTAGACATCGATTTGCTTTGATGCAGCTCATTTATGAATGTTCAATCATCTTTTGCTTTGATGATTCTATACTGATATATGCCAAAATTCGATTGAAAGATGAGAATTCATTTGTAGTGGAAATTAGTACCCAGAGCCCATAAAATTGAAGGAGTCTCAGATTCATCTTCAAGTAACAGAGTGTAAACTTATTAAAAAGGCAATTGTAACATTATGAATGATTTCATTCTCGTATCAATGGAAGATCTCCATTGAAAAACAGAACTAAGAGGCTAAGAGTCGAGATAAACAGCTTAAATTAACGTCAGTTAGTAGAAAAGATAATAAAAATCCTTAGGGATCTATATTAGTTGACATGGCTACATTTTTGTCCGTTAGATTAGATGAAAGATtgtgattttatgaaatttacgTAACTTTAGACAATGTAaatttagaggagccggatccacCAAATGGTATAGTAtttgaagaacaaaaaaattgtTCATAAGTGGATTTTGGACTCAGTATTGATTTTTGAAATACATAATTTAATAATCTTTAGATTTAACCATATTGTCCTGTGAATTATTCATTTCAAATCGGTATAAGTATGCACATACTTGTGGCGTTGCATGACTACCTAAAACTGAAGCTGAAAGGTAAGTTTAGTTTTTGCAGAAATGAAAGCAATAATCAATGTGTTTGATTATCTAGTTGAAGTCATTTTTATTGAGTCAAGAAGACAAGAACTAAACGGACAAGGTTCAATGAAAAACTCGAAATCAATTGAGGTAGAATCTAAATTATAGAAATATTTAGAGTTATACACCTTGGTTGTAAGAATTGTGTTCATTAATTAGGCGTGTACCAAATGGGACAGAAAAATCAGTATTTGATCCTGAATAGATTTCACTTGTTCAATTAGCTagattcatttcaacattttaTAGGTCATATTCAATTCACAAGATTAATTGCTTGATGGTAGAATGGTTTCATAGGTTAAGAAACCGGTCATCTTCTCGATGGTAAAGATGCTGTAGGACCATAAGCATCAATAATTTCCTCAAGCCTTAACTTTTGATGGGGGGCCAGGGACCTGCAAGTGGACAAATTATAGGTTGGTTGGTCAGTGACCAATAATTTCATCGATCAAATTAATTTGTCGGGATTTGCGTATGTGGAAGTTTCAGAAAACGAGAGCAAATAACCAATTCAATTGTTATATTTTAGGTTCGTTTCAACATTTCATTTTTGCCCATTCAATTCATAAGATTAATTGAATTTCAACTGTAACAGAGTAAAGGCTTCAATTGAAAGAGTTTGATGCTTTATTTTTGTCGACAATATATTTGATCCAATCACCTTTGGTGTCTAAAGCCATCACATGATCTGGAACTAAAAGTCATCACATTTACATTCACTTTGTTCTCCAACCTGAACTCTGTTCACTTTGTAATCCACGGCTTGATTGATGGGCCGTGATTGAAGCTTGAATGAAACGAGAATTTATGGTGTTATTTTTCGGGTGGCGCGGTGGCTAATTTAGGATTGAATTTTTGTATGAGACCTGGAAATATCAAGACATCCTTATTGCTTGTTTGTATATAAAATCTTTCGAGATGTACCTCGACAGAATTGAAGTGTTAAAATCAAACCTTAACAAAGTATCGATATTACATAAGGGTAGTATGGTTTAGAAACCTAAGAACCCAGTCCTCTAAAGACTAAATCCAAGTTCGATGTCTACAAGTGAAGATGGTGCAGGGCCAGAAACACCAATAATTGCCTCAAGCTTCACCTTTTGATGGGGGCCAGCAAGGCAGCAAGTGGACGAATTATAGGTTGGTCGGTTCAGTGATCAATAATCTCATCGGTCAAATTCGTAGGGATCTGCATCTGTGGGAAATTCCAGGAAATGAAAGCGAAAAAGCAGTTCACTCTCTTTCCTGTCCTGGGAATAGCAAACAAACCCAGTACGGTAGGACAAAATTTCACCCCTTTCACATGTGAAAAAGCAATCCACTCTCTTTCACACTCTCCCTGttcaacttttttgtttttcacatTATCAATCTTAGCTAGCTCTTAAGGCCAAGGGAGATTCATCTATCCAAAAGTCTTCTCGTCCTCGATCTCCAAGGCACAATACTCTGGGTCTGTAATAGCTGAAGCTAATGGAGTTTTATCAGTATGTCTTTGAGGTTAGAAACATATTCTACTCACTATTTCATATACAAGTTGTATATATCCTCCAATATTTgttttcgttggttttgatTCGTTTTTGTTTTCCTCCTCTATGTTTGCATATTGAAACAATAATAATTGAAAGACGATGAGGATGATTATTGTGATTAGTGCGGTAATGGTGCAATGGTTCGGTGGCATAGCCTGCCTTAAGTGGATATGGAAGAATTGGTTCATTATTGTGGTGATTGTGACATGGAACGTAATAGCCAGTCTTGGGTGGATATGGAAGAGTAGGTTCAGTTACACCTTTGAAACCCCAGAGCAGATATCAGAGGGTAATCAGGAACTGGTTGACGTCGTTGAAACCCCAGAGCCAATATCAGAGGATCATCAAGAACTGCTTGACGTCGTTGAAACCCCAGATCCAATATCAGAGGATCATCAAGAACCGGTTGACGTCGACGCCTCTTCATCATCAGCTGAATCACCAGCTCCTACGTGGAAGCATGATGTGTTTTTGAGCTTCAGGGGTGAAGATACTCGTAAGAGCATCACATTCTCTTTATACAATCGACTGCAAAAAAGGAGAATCAAAACATTCATGGATGACCCAGATCTTCAACGAGGGGATGTTATTTCTTCCGCTCTGCCAACGGCAATTAAAGAATCAAGGTTTGCAATTGTTGTTCTCTCTCAAAACTATGCCTCTTCCACTTGGTGTTTGGAGGAACTGAGACACATTTGTGAATGCATGAAAGGAGACAACAATAGAATTCTACCACTTTTTTATAATGTGGATCCTACTGATGTAAGACGTCAGAAGAGCAGTTTCGGAGATGCTTTAACTAAGCATGAAAATTCTAGGCGACACGGAGAGAAGGTGCAGCAGTGGAGAGATGCTTTAACAAAGGTGGCAAATTTCGCCGGGTGGCATTCAGCGACATTTAAGTAAGCTTgatgaaaactttttttttaaattagtaATACTTGTGCTTTTGAATTTATCATTAATTTTTCCCGATGATTTTTTGACCCGTAATGCTTACTTGCAGAAATGACGAAGAACTTTTGGTTCAAATTGTGGAAGAGGTGTGCAATAAATTACGACCGACTGAACCTGTGTTAAAAGTGTCCCTCGGAGATTTTGAAGAATTTGCAGCAACAAAAGAAGCCATTGATAAGGTCATGGAGGCGCTAAAAGATGGTGAGGCCACTACCATTGGAGTCTACGGCATGGGGGGCGTTGGAAAGACAGCAATGGTGAAACATGTAGGTGTACAAGCCGAAGAAAAAAAGCTTTTTAATAAAGCGATTATGGCTGCCGTATCCCAACAACCCGACTTGAAGAAAATTCAACAGGAATTTGCAGAAACGCTGGGCTTGGAATTCAAGGGGACGACGGAAATTGTAAGAGCCCGAGAATTGAAGGAGAAAATAATGAGAGAAACCGGGATCCTCATAATCTTGGATGACATTTGGCAGACAATAAAGTTTTCAGACATTGGAATTCCGAGCCACAAGGAACTTCAAACATGCAATTCCAAAGTCCTAATGACCACCAGAAGTTTCAAAGTTTGCCATTCCATGGGGAGCCATGCAAAAATTCCTCTCAATACCTTATCAAAAGGAGATTCTTGGCGCTTATTTGTGAGGGAAGCGGGGATTTCTTCTGACAAATCTTCCAATTTCTGTGATGTAGCGAGTGAGGTGGCAAGAGAATGCGCTGGTCTACCAATGGCTTTGATAGCAGTTGCGAGGGCCCTTCGAGGTGAAGGCTTGGATGGATGGAAGGAAGCTGCTCGACAACTAAAAGCGTCTCAACCTCCCATCCCTGAAGATGAGGGAGATGTGTTCAAATGCATAAAGTTAAGCTATGATTACTTGAAATCTAATGATTCCAAATCATGCTTCTTGCTTTGCTGCCTGTTCCCAGAAGATTATGATATCCCAATTGAATACTTGTTCAAGTATGGAATGTTTCAAGGTTCAAACTTGCTACGAGCCCGAGAGAGAACACATTCAGTGGTGAAGGCCCTTAAAGATTCTAGCTTGCTTTTAGACGGTAGATATGACGGACTTGTAAGGATGCATGATGTCATTCGGGATATGGCAATGCGAATTTCGTTATCTGAAGGCCCGCGGTTCTGGGTGATCAAAGATGGCTATGAAATGAAGAATTGGCCAAACTATGCGATCTCAATAAAGCATAACAGCAAGCTACCCAAAGAGTTGGTATGTCCAAATCTCCAGATTTTATTACTACAAGCCCGTTCTCTAAAGGAGATCCCAAAATATTTTTTCGCAAGTCAAAATGAATTAAGAGTCTTGGATCTTAGCTACAATGATATTTCATTACTACCCCAATCAATCAGTTTCCTAACCAACCTTCGAGCTTTGTATTTAGATCATTGTAAGAACATAACTGACATTTCTGTAATCGGAAAACTTCACAAGCTTGAGATtcttaaaatgaaatcaaatggTCTGAGAGAATTGCCAAGAGAAATAGGACAATTGACCAATCTAAGGATGCTGGATGTCAGTGTTAGTGAAAGTTTCTTTCCTAAAATCTTTTCTAGATACAGGGATGGATGTATTAGCACAATTCCATCTAAAGTGATATCAAAGTTGCATAAATTAGAAGAACTGTACATGCAATACTGTGGATTTTGGGGTTGGGGGAGTAAAATTgatggagaaggagaagaaactaATATTGGCTTTGATGAATTAGctggtttatcatatttaaGCATTTTGAAAGTTTGCATATCAGATGCAAATTGCATCCCTAAACGTGTTAAGGTCCAACCGAATTGGGATTACTTTGATATTAAAATTTCCAGCAGACAGAGGGACAATATGAAATTACAATCTGGTCATAATTGTAGAACCTTGAGTCTTGATAGCACTGACACAACCATAGGAACCTTTCCGGACTGGTTTGTCAACGCTGGGGTAAAGAATACTGAGAGGCTACGTTATGAAGAATGCAAAAATTTGAGTAACATTCTTGTGGAATATGACCGTGGGAAGTTACATGGACTGAAATTTCTCTCTGTAATTGGTCGGTGTGATAAGTTGAAAGAATTGATGGATGCAAATCATGCAATAACATGTGTTCCAGATATGCCTGTGTTTGAGAACTTAGAAGAGTTGTATCTAGAAAACCTGGGTGACCTGAAGAAGTTATGTGTTGGTGAGTTACCACCTGGATCTCTCCGCAGTCTGAAATTACTGGAGGTCAGTCGGTGTCCTAACTTGGGGAATGTACTGTTGCCATCAAAATTGTTGCAGAAACTACCAAATCTGGGAAAACTAATCTGTGAGACAATTGGAGTGGAATATGTGTTTGGATGTGAAGGATTTGAGCCAGATCAAACAAATCTGAGAGAGATGGAGTTGATGGATCTAGACGCAGTAATAAGCATATGTAATGGTCCTGCTCCACGTGGAATGTTCCAAGCTCTGAAGGAATTGGTCATTGACGGTTGCAACTTCCAGGGAAGCCTCTTCACATTTGATGTAGCTCAGTGTCTTTTTCAATTGGAAGACCTTTATGTATCCCACTGCCGTGTCTTGGAAAGAGTAATTGAAGCAAGGCGGGAAACAGTGAATAGCAAGAAGACCGTTCTtccaaaattgaagaacttATGTTTGGTATATCTTCCAAAGTTGTACGAAGGAAGTGCTACTATTGATTTTGAGTGTCCTTCATTAGAAAACTTGTGTCTAACGGGGTGCCCCCACTTGTCATTCCCATGCTCTGCTTCTGACTTCTTCCACAGCAGGAAGCAAGCCCTTTTCAATGATCCTCTTCTTGGGAATCGGATTCCCAAATTGATAGAGAAACAGTATGTCGCAGGGTCATAaacttttaattcatttttcttttctctcataGTCTGCTTCTATACTTGGTAGGCTAGTTTTTGAATTCCTGCTAGTAaacaaatagaaattaaaagctGTTTTGGTGAGTGATCTATATATAA
Above is a genomic segment from Rosa chinensis cultivar Old Blush chromosome 3, RchiOBHm-V2, whole genome shotgun sequence containing:
- the LOC112193791 gene encoding probable disease resistance protein At4g27220; this translates as MEFYQYVFETMRMIIVISAVMVQWFGGIACLKWIWKNWFIIVVIVTWNVIASLGWIWKSRFSYTFETPEQISEGNQELVDVVETPEPISEDHQELLDVVETPDPISEDHQEPVDVDASSSSAESPAPTWKHDVFLSFRGEDTRKSITFSLYNRLQKRRIKTFMDDPDLQRGDVISSALPTAIKESRFAIVVLSQNYASSTWCLEELRHICECMKGDNNRILPLFYNVDPTDVRRQKSSFGDALTKHENSRRHGEKVQQWRDALTKVANFAGWHSATFKNDEELLVQIVEEVCNKLRPTEPVLKVSLGDFEEFAATKEAIDKVMEALKDGEATTIGVYGMGGVGKTAMVKHVGVQAEEKKLFNKAIMAAVSQQPDLKKIQQEFAETLGLEFKGTTEIVRARELKEKIMRETGILIILDDIWQTIKFSDIGIPSHKELQTCNSKVLMTTRSFKVCHSMGSHAKIPLNTLSKGDSWRLFVREAGISSDKSSNFCDVASEVARECAGLPMALIAVARALRGEGLDGWKEAARQLKASQPPIPEDEGDVFKCIKLSYDYLKSNDSKSCFLLCCLFPEDYDIPIEYLFKYGMFQGSNLLRARERTHSVVKALKDSSLLLDGRYDGLVRMHDVIRDMAMRISLSEGPRFWVIKDGYEMKNWPNYAISIKHNSKLPKELVCPNLQILLLQARSLKEIPKYFFASQNELRVLDLSYNDISLLPQSISFLTNLRALYLDHCKNITDISVIGKLHKLEILKMKSNGLRELPREIGQLTNLRMLDVSVSESFFPKIFSRYRDGCISTIPSKVISKLHKLEELYMQYCGFWGWGSKIDGEGEETNIGFDELAGLSYLSILKVCISDANCIPKRVKVQPNWDYFDIKISSRQRDNMKLQSGHNCRTLSLDSTDTTIGTFPDWFVNAGVKNTERLRYEECKNLSNILVEYDRGKLHGLKFLSVIGRCDKLKELMDANHAITCVPDMPVFENLEELYLENLGDLKKLCVGELPPGSLRSLKLLEVSRCPNLGNVLLPSKLLQKLPNLGKLICETIGVEYVFGCEGFEPDQTNLREMELMDLDAVISICNGPAPRGMFQALKELVIDGCNFQGSLFTFDVAQCLFQLEDLYVSHCRVLERVIEARRETVNSKKTVLPKLKNLCLVYLPKLYEGSATIDFECPSLENLCLTGCPHLSFPCSASDFFHSRKQALFNDPLLGNRIPKLIEKQLQNSMRLCRGLEVIYAEP